In Maridesulfovibrio sp., the genomic stretch TATCAAAACTGAAGTAAACACAATGCCTAAGAGTGTATACTTCGGACGCGCATCCAACCTTGAGTTCAGCTTCATGCTTGTTGGCTGGTCCACTGATACCGGTGAACAGTCCAACTGCATCGGCGCCCTGCTGCACACCTATGATAAAGAAAAGGGTTTCGGCTCCTCCAACCGCGGCCGTTATTCCAACCCAGAACTTGACGCCACCCTGGAGAAAGCTCTTGTCACCGTTAATCCTGAAGAACACAACGAGCTGATCATCAAGGCTACTGAAATGGGTATCGGCGATCTGGGAATTATTCCCATCCACTATCAGGTGAATGTCTGGGCTTCCAGAAAAGGTCTTGAGTACAATGGCCGTACTGACGGTTACACTCTGCCCCGCGAAATCAAAGTTGTTAAATAGAACGCCTGCTTAATCGACTAATCAAAAGGGGCGTACACTGTGCGCCCCTTTTTAACTGGAGCAAAAAATAGATGCTCGCATTTTTGATTCGAAGAATTTCTCAATCCGTCGCCGTCCTGCTGGTCATGTCCGTTCTGGTGTTCGGCGGTGTATTCTGCATCGGGAACCCGGTAGATATTCTCATCGCTCCTGACGCCACCCCGGCGGAAAGGGACCGTGCCATCAAAGAACTTGGTCTGGACAAGACGTTACCAGAACAGTACATGCGCTTTCTCAAGGACGCCATACACGGAGACTTAGGCAATTCATTTGTCTACAACGAGCCGGCCCTCACGCTGATCATGCAACGCATGCCGGCGACCATGGAATTGGCAGTAACCGCCATGCTCATGGCAGTGTTTCTGGGCATCCCCTTAGGCATGCTCGCCGGGATAAAATCGGAGACATTACTCGGGCGAAGTATAATGCGTTTCTCCATACTGGGCTTCAGCCTGCCAACCTTCTGGGTCGGGCTGATGTTCATAATTATTTTCTCGGTCTATCTGGGCTGGCTGCCTTCCGGGGGACGTGGAGAAACAGTGGAACTTCTTGGAGTACCGGTAAGTTTCCTGACATGGGATGGTATACGTCATCTTATCCTCCCGGCCATGAACCTCGCCTTGTTCAAAACCTCGCTGGCCATAAGGCTCAGCCGGGCCGGGGTGCAGGAAAACCTGCAAATGGATTACGTTAAGTTCGCCCGCGCCAAAGGACTCAGCAACACCCGCATAATAGGGCTGCACGTCATGAAAAATATCATGATCCC encodes the following:
- a CDS encoding ABC transporter permease — its product is MLAFLIRRISQSVAVLLVMSVLVFGGVFCIGNPVDILIAPDATPAERDRAIKELGLDKTLPEQYMRFLKDAIHGDLGNSFVYNEPALTLIMQRMPATMELAVTAMLMAVFLGIPLGMLAGIKSETLLGRSIMRFSILGFSLPTFWVGLMFIIIFSVYLGWLPSGGRGETVELLGVPVSFLTWDGIRHLILPAMNLALFKTSLAIRLSRAGVQENLQMDYVKFARAKGLSNTRIIGLHVMKNIMIPVVTVLGMEFGGLIAFAVVTETIFSWPGMGKLVIDSIGVLDRPVIVAYLLITVTMFIIINLIVDIIYSILDPRVRLGDQN